The following proteins come from a genomic window of Bacteroidota bacterium:
- the udk gene encoding uridine kinase, giving the protein MLIVGIAGGTGSGKTTVVKKIIELLPQDEVTILSQDSYYRDNSHLPMEERQEINFDHPKSVEFKLLIEHLKMLIDGQQIGQPIYSYLTCTRSDETIPTDPKHVVIVEGILSLTNKKLRELLDIKVFVDADADDRLIRVVKRDLVERGRSVNKVLERYENTVKPMHLQFIEPSKRYADIIIPQGGNNKVAINILASTIEKYLSEKPEQN; this is encoded by the coding sequence ATGTTAATTGTAGGAATAGCAGGCGGAACAGGCTCTGGAAAAACAACGGTTGTGAAAAAAATTATTGAACTTCTTCCGCAAGATGAAGTTACAATTCTTTCGCAAGATTCATACTATCGCGACAATAGTCATTTGCCAATGGAAGAAAGACAGGAAATAAATTTTGACCACCCAAAATCGGTTGAGTTTAAGCTACTTATAGAGCATTTGAAGATGCTGATTGATGGACAACAAATTGGTCAGCCCATCTATTCTTACCTGACCTGTACACGTTCCGATGAAACTATTCCCACCGATCCGAAACATGTTGTAATTGTTGAAGGAATTTTAAGTTTGACTAATAAAAAACTTCGGGAATTACTTGATATAAAAGTTTTTGTAGATGCCGATGCCGATGATAGGCTTATAAGAGTTGTGAAACGCGATTTGGTTGAAAGAGGTCGTTCTGTCAATAAAGTTTTAGAACGATACGAAAATACTGTTAAACCAATGCACTTGCAATTTATCGAACCTTCAAAAAGATATGCAGATATTATAATTCCTCAAGGGGGAAACAATAAAGTGGCAATCAATATTTTAGCCTCTACTATTGAAAAATATTTGAGCGAAAAACCTGAACAGAATTAA
- a CDS encoding Dabb family protein, whose amino-acid sequence MIKHIVMVRLKEHESERLKLQNAKKLKSLLEGLEEKINEIKYYEVGLNFSKSPSAFDIVLISEFENTETLGIYSKHPEHKKVLNFLNEIANEKAVVDIEM is encoded by the coding sequence ATGATAAAACATATAGTAATGGTGAGGCTGAAAGAGCATGAAAGCGAAAGGCTAAAGCTGCAAAATGCTAAAAAGCTCAAATCATTATTGGAAGGACTGGAAGAAAAAATAAACGAAATAAAATATTATGAAGTGGGTTTAAATTTCAGTAAATCTCCATCGGCATTCGATATAGTTCTGATTTCTGAATTTGAAAACACCGAAACTCTCGGAATATACAGCAAGCATCCTGAACACAAAAAAGTGCTCAATTTTTTGAACGAAATTGCTAACGAAAAAGCAGTTGTCGATATTGAAATGTAA